CTGCTCGGCCCTGCAGCCGCCTTTGGCGGCTTGGGTCTGGCCCTTTGGGCCACTGCTTTCTATCCCTCAGCCTGCGGCCCTTTGGGCCTGCAAACCGCAGAAGGCCTAGCCTAGGCTTGTGGGCAGTTGGATCCTAAATATGGTCCCTTCTCCAGGTATCGATTCTTTTACATAGATGCGCCCATTATGATATTGTTCTACAATTCGCTTAGAGAGGGAGAGCCCTAGGCCCCAACCTCGCTGTTTGGTCGAAAAGCCCGCCTGAAAAATCTTTTTATGCAGTTTTTTGGGCATGCCTTTTCCACTATCCTGAATTTCAATAATTACTTGCTGCTGAACCTGATAGACCCGCAGGGCAATTTCGCCATGTCCATCCATGGCATCTAGGGCATTCTTAAAGAGGTTTTCAATGACCCAATCAAATAAAAGTCCATTGATGGGGGCTAAAATAGGGGCCAGTTCCTCAAAGTTGGGCGCAATAAACTGCACTTTTCTAGAGGCCCGCTCTTTACTATAGGCCAACAGTTTTTCTAGGCGAGGCAAAAGGTCTTCCTCTTTCAATTCTGCCGAAGCTCCCAATTTAGAAAAGCGATAGGCCACCTGATTGAGCAGTTCTACATCCTTGGCCATTTCATCGGCCATCATGCCCAGATTTTCATCTTCGGGATAAAACAAACGAATGTTTTCTATCCAGCCCACCAAAGAGCTGGTGGGGGTCCCCAACTGATGGGCCGTTTCTTTGGCCATGCCCAACCAGATGCGCTCTTGCTGCAAATCTTTAAGGGCCTTAATCGATAAATAGGCCATAATGATAAAGGCCAATAATAAAGCAAATTGCAAATAAGGCGAGACCTCTAAATAGGTAATTAATTTAGATTGCCGAAAATAAACGTAGTTTTTGAGCTGTAGTTCGGGCACCTCATAAATAATAGGCTGGCTCTTTTCTCTCAGTTTTTTTAGCTCCTTCTCAAAGTATTTTCGGTCCTTGGGCCAGCTCCTATCCCCATAGTTGCGCACATCAATAATGCGGTAATCCCCATCCACTAAAATCATGGGAATATCTTCATTCTCGCTAATGATTTGGCTCTGAAAACTGAGGTCGCAATTGTTGGCTGCTTTTAAAATGCTTTCTTGGGCCTGAGCCCAGGTACGCATGCGCTGCCGCTCTGCCGTTTCTAGTTGCTGCCCAATCGTAATATTAAAGTAAACAGAGCCCAAAAGGACCAATACGCAGCCCAAAACAAGGGCAAAGCGCCAGCTGGCTGTCTGAAAAAATTGATTGATATTCATAGCTAAATGCTCGTATTGGATCCCTACAGGCGGCTTCGCCGCCGCAGGCTGAGGGATGGAAAGGGTGGCCGAAGGCCAGACCGAGGCAGCAAAGCTGCCGATGGGCCGAGCAGACCTGCGAGCCCGACACAGCCCGACCCGCCCGCAGGGCGGGGCAGCCCCCAAAAAATAAAAAACAGCAGCTTATTTTTGGGCTTGTGGACCCGTTAGTTTAGGTTGGAGCTCTAGCTGCTTTTTAATAAAGTCATAGGCATTTTTGGACATGATCTTTTCGGTCAGTTCTTCTGGGCTAAAGCCCTCCATCAGCTCTTCAATTTGGCGGCTAGTAAATAGACTGCTAATGTTTTCGGGCTGGGCCAAAAAGGCCTCAATATCTTCAGCCAATTTGGCGGTATAAGAGGCATCGGGATAAGCCGTGAGGGGTTGCTTGATGTTATCGAAATCGGAACCCAGGGCCATAATATCCCAAACACTTTTTCGCTTGGAGTTGTAGCCACTACTTTTAGAAACCAGCTGCACCACCGTCAGTACATTGGCCATAAAGAGGTGCAACTCCGCTTTTTTGCGTTGCAAACTGCCCTCGGGGCTCATTCGAATTTCTTCTAGGGCCAGCTGGCCGCCCAAAACCGAGGCATCTAAGGGAATGCCAATTAGGCCGCCTGATTTATAAATATGATGAGGTCCTCCTCCGAGAGATTTTGGGTCCAGTGATTCAGATAAGAGGTATTATTTTTATTATCGTCATCTTTGCGTTTATAATTTCGTTGCTGCCAACTCAACCCGCTAATGCCGCAATGGCTACAAACCACGGGAATTTTTTCGCCCAAAATCGAGGCCCGTTCAATGGCCTGATAATAATATTTTCTAAAGCGGTAGCTCATGTGTTTCACATCAATCAGGATGCGTCGGCCTTCTCGGGCGGTAAGTTCTTCAATAATTTCTTTACCCAGACGGCTAGGGCCATTATTGACCGCCTTGACCTTACCAAAGACGTTAATTTCGTCGCGGCTCCAGCTATTGGCCATTCCGCCTAGGCCATTTTCATAGTTTTTGGCCAAGGAAATCCAGAGAATTGGCGTTTGGATATACTCATCGGTATTATCAGAAATGGGGAGTAGGCCCTTTAGGCGGCGAATATTTTTGCGCATCAGCTCGCTATACTCCTCCAAATTGGTAATATTTTCATCTATATATATAGAGTGGCCCAAACTATGGCCTCCATCAATGCTCAGCAAGATGCCGAGGCGGTAGGGACTAGCCAGCACCGAGTCGAGCTGCCCAGCATTGCGGATAATTTCGTACTGATGCTTTTTGCCCTGAAAATAGTAAAAGCTTTTTTCGCCCTCAAAACGTTGCAAATACTCAATATTACCCAGTAGGTCGGCAAAATAATCCATTTCTTTTTGGCGCAAAAAAAGTTGGTTGGCCACAATGCCCGTCATGCAAGAAACAGTCGCTTTTTTATTTCGGTCATTATAAAAACTAGAGCCATTGATGAGCGGGCGCTCTACCGGAGAAAGCGCCATGCAGCTAAGGCGGCTACGTCCCTGCGCTAAGGCTGCAAAATGCGC
This genomic interval from Saprospira grandis contains the following:
- a CDS encoding sensor histidine kinase; protein product: MNINQFFQTASWRFALVLGCVLVLLGSVYFNITIGQQLETAERQRMRTWAQAQESILKAANNCDLSFQSQIISENEDIPMILVDGDYRIIDVRNYGDRSWPKDRKYFEKELKKLREKSQPIIYEVPELQLKNYVYFRQSKLITYLEVSPYLQFALLLAFIIMAYLSIKALKDLQQERIWLGMAKETAHQLGTPTSSLVGWIENIRLFYPEDENLGMMADEMAKDVELLNQVAYRFSKLGASAELKEEDLLPRLEKLLAYSKERASRKVQFIAPNFEELAPILAPINGLLFDWVIENLFKNALDAMDGHGEIALRVYQVQQQVIIEIQDSGKGMPKKLHKKIFQAGFSTKQRGWGLGLSLSKRIVEQYHNGRIYVKESIPGEGTIFRIQLPTSLG
- a CDS encoding membrane dipeptidase; this translates as MRNTIGFLLFFLPLFLLAQTEEEEQANPPLQLGQFYADIHINSSSKPYNSRTGDMDYTIWEPIFHDCGYDRSSQMMQALGPYLPKYSQAHFAALAQGRSRLSCMALSPVERPLINGSSFYNDRNKKATVSCMTGIVANQLFLRQKEMDYFADLLGNIEYLQRFEGEKSFYYFQGKKHQYEIIRNAGQLDSVLASPYRLGILLSIDGGHSLGHSIYIDENITNLEEYSELMRKNIRRLKGLLPISDNTDEYIQTPILWISLAKNYENGLGGMANSWSRDEINVFGKVKAVNNGPSRLGKEIIEELTAREGRRILIDVKHMSYRFRKYYYQAIERASILGEKIPVVCSHCGISGLSWQQRNYKRKDDDNKNNTSYLNHWTQNLSEEDLIIFINQAA